The genomic window CGGCAACCTGGCATCCAACGATTGGACGGAAGTCGGCAGCGGATTAACCTTCACCAACGGCATGGTGCTCTACGATGCGCTGGCCACGAATGAGGCCAGTTTCTACCAGCTCCGCAAACCGGCGAAGAAATAGGAGAGTGCAATGTTGTTGAAAGGCTTGCGGCACAGCCGCCCTGGAGCAACAGTGCTTAACAGCAACCTAAATTTCAGCATTTTTCACGGCGGAGTTAGCAGCGATGAGCAACTTTCTCATGACCGCCGTAAGCGCGACCATTTTTGGGCGGTGGTTTTCATTTACCAGACGCTGGTAGAACTCGCGAAGAACTGGGTTGTATGTCCTGGCATTCATGGCAGCCATGTACAGGCAGGAACGCAACCTTCGGCGCCCGCCACAGACATGCCGCCTGCCGGACTTGCCCCCGCTGTCCCGGTTGAAGGGGGCGAGTCCCGCCAGCGACGCGATTTCCCTGCGCGAAAGCGTGCCGATCTCAGGGAGGTGGGCGAGCAGGGTCACCGCATTGACGATGCCCAGGCCTTTGATGGACTGGATACACTTGGCCTTCTGCGTCATGGTTGCGTCTTCGGCAAGGGTATCTTTGATTTTCGCTTCGATTTTCTCGAGCTGCTTTTCAAGCCACTTGAGATGCTGCTTGATCAGTCTGACCATCTCCGGCTCGTCGGCAGTTCCCAAGCGGTTCTTCTCGGCCGTATGCATGTCGCTCAGGTGCACCCTTCGATCAACGAGGGCGGTGAGCCTGCGCTGCGTCGCCGAAGGCTTCTCGGAGGGCTTGGGGTCGGTGTGCGACGCGAAGTCGCGGATCATCCGCGCGTCGATCGGATCGGTCTTGGCGATCTGCCCCATGCCCAGCGCGAAGTGCCGGACGCGCGACGGGTTCACGATGCTCGCGGTGCCGCTGGCGGCCATCACCATCCAGGCGGCCATGCGTTCGTAGCCGCCCGTGGACTCGAAGACATAGTGGGCGCTGCCCGCCCAGTTCATCAGCGCCGTGGCACCCTCGCAGGTGTTGTCGAAGCGACGCGCTGTTTTTCCGTTGAAGGCATCCAGATGCTTCTTGGAAACATCGACGCCACAGTATACTTTTTCCTTGTTCATATTTGCTCCTACTTGCTAATGCGAGCTCGCTCGTACGGCTCATGCAACAGTTCGAGTTCAATATGGCAACCATCCGGCGGATCCGGGCTCCAGAACGTTCGCCAAAGGCGAACCAGTGCGGCACGATCTCACCGGACGGGAACCTCTCCCGGCTGGCCGGCCGGGGGAGGCACTCCTCTACGAGGATTGCACAACCCCTTTCACGGGAAAAAGGATTTCTCCGACGTTATAGAAATTCATTCTCAAAATCCTTTTTCCCTACCTGTTTTGAGTTGGTTGGAGAAACATACAAGTGCGGTGGCAACCAACGGGCGACACCGCTTTCACTCCAAAGCGCTTTGCGCAGGCGCTCGGTATTGTCGTGTTTTTTGTGCAGGCATCGGTCGCCTCGATCACGCTCGACTTTAACGTGGCGTCAACCAACGTTGGTGCCGACCGGCTTTATCTGGGCAGTGCGCCGCTAACGTTTACTTTCACCGTGGATGGTTCGGGCCATGTTTCGCTCGATGCTGCAACGACCAGCGGCGACCAGATCAATATCGATACGGTGAACGGTTGGGACGGCGCGGTTGGGACGGTGGCCGACAGCAACCTGTTTGGCACCTCCTTTACGCTGGAAGCCAACGCCGCGAATTCGGACGGAAATGCCAATGTGACCCTCGAGGGTGCCGACACCGGGGTGATGGCGGTGCAGGGGCAGAACTCGGGTAGAATTGATGGGGCAACCCTTCCGGCACCCAATATCGAATCGCTCGACTGGACACTCGCGAGCGGTCATGTTGCCATTGATTTTATCTCTTGGGATTGGGGCTACGGCACCACCAGCAGCGACATGATCTTGGTCGATGCCGATTCGACCAACAGTTTCGACAATATGGGCGTGTCGGGGACTGCCGGTTTATCCGGCATTTCGCTGGCCGCCGGCGAAATGGTCTCGTTCACGCAGCCGCCCACTTCGGGCAATGGGGTTGGGCTGGCCGGCCTCTCGTTCGATGTTTCCGCAACTGGATCGGGAACTGCAGCAACTTCCGTCTTGGTGGTGGATGCATCCGCGGCTTTCGAGGCGCTTGCATCCTCCGTTGAATCGAGCCGTACCGATGTGGTCAACACCGACGCGGAGCGTAGGATCGACTGGAGCGATGCGGCATACCTTTTTAACGGGGGTAGCCCCGGCACGCGCATTTACGGAGGCGCGGTCGTAACCTCTGCCGGCGACAGCCTGCTGGGAAACAACCACATCTGGATCAATTCCGCCCAGAACGATCTCGTTGTGAGAATGGACGGCGGAGCCGGCTCGTCCGCGGCGCGCGCCATGCTACTGTGGGATTCGTCCGACTTCCTCTCGCCCGGGTCATCGTTTGGGTTCGACGCTACCACCAACAGTTCGTTCCAGGTTGAGGCGGGCGCGGCCTACTTCGGCCCCGGCGGAACGCGCTATGTGATCCGTGACGGCGGCACCTGCTATCTCTCCAGTCTGGAGGGGATTACGGCATCTTCAGGAATCTTTTCCATCGATGGCGCTTCGCCGGGCTTGCAGTGGGCGCCCTTCGATCCGGCTGAATTCGCCACGTTCGATACCGATGCCGCCGACCTCGGGCTCCCCAGCCTGGGAAGTTTTGCGGCGATGACCTTCGACAACGTGACGGGCGTCGGCCTGCTCTGCGAATCCTACCGCAGCTCGTTCACCCGCTTGGAAATCCGCGACTTCGAGGCGCAGTTGGTCGGCACCCCGCCGGACACCGCGCTGCCGGGCTACGGCTCGCACCCGTTCGAGCTGATACAAACCGAAGTCGATCCGGTTACCGGATATGTCACGGTGTCGTGGGAGGCGGCGCTGAACCAGCGCTTCACGGTCGAGCGCAACAGCGACCTTGCCAACCCCGAGTGGATGGTTCTTGCCT from Pontiella desulfatans includes these protein-coding regions:
- a CDS encoding IS110 family RNA-guided transposase is translated as MNKEKVYCGVDVSKKHLDAFNGKTARRFDNTCEGATALMNWAGSAHYVFESTGGYERMAAWMVMAASGTASIVNPSRVRHFALGMGQIAKTDPIDARMIRDFASHTDPKPSEKPSATQRRLTALVDRRVHLSDMHTAEKNRLGTADEPEMVRLIKQHLKWLEKQLEKIEAKIKDTLAEDATMTQKAKCIQSIKGLGIVNAVTLLAHLPEIGTLSRREIASLAGLAPFNRDSGGKSGRRHVCGGRRRLRSCLYMAAMNARTYNPVLREFYQRLVNENHRPKMVALTAVMRKLLIAANSAVKNAEI
- a CDS encoding sulfatase, with translation MRWQPTGDTAFTPKRFAQALGIVVFFVQASVASITLDFNVASTNVGADRLYLGSAPLTFTFTVDGSGHVSLDAATTSGDQINIDTVNGWDGAVGTVADSNLFGTSFTLEANAANSDGNANVTLEGADTGVMAVQGQNSGRIDGATLPAPNIESLDWTLASGHVAIDFISWDWGYGTTSSDMILVDADSTNSFDNMGVSGTAGLSGISLAAGEMVSFTQPPTSGNGVGLAGLSFDVSATGSGTAATSVLVVDASAAFEALASSVESSRTDVVNTDAERRIDWSDAAYLFNGGSPGTRIYGGAVVTSAGDSLLGNNHIWINSAQNDLVVRMDGGAGSSAARAMLLWDSSDFLSPGSSFGFDATTNSSFQVEAGAAYFGPGGTRYVIRDGGTCYLSSLEGITASSGIFSIDGASPGLQWAPFDPAEFATFDTDAADLGLPSLGSFAAMTFDNVTGVGLLCESYRSSFTRLEIRDFEAQLVGTPPDTALPGYGSHPFELIQTEVDPVTGYVTVSWEAALNQRFTVERNSDLANPEWMVLASDYPDGGADGNTVTYVDTTAVSNQNFYRVSRPYDPDKPLNVLLIVVDDLRDHESFSLNNIVQMPNLDRFAAKGVKFNNAFCQATYCNPSRASFLTGLRPESTGILNNEDYFRDSSDPAVADAVTLPQCFRGNGYYTASLGKILHGSQLDPLSWDLQINTFAATPAGNSGEWVNMTADAASPLSWCKWRAPDCADNDLGDGIMAEKAIEILNTKRTDPFFLALGFKKPHDPFDAPKRYFDLYPLTHLVLHADPVDASPLPPQALAVTGGSMIAFNAMDEQDRLEFLRCYAACSTYVDAQIGRVFDAMDELGLWQNTVVMLWTDHGYHQGERGWWNKTLLDTYDAKVPFMAYVPEMPECGVVNTGVVELVDVYPTLADLAGVAPPASLEGDSFAPLLQSPGIPWGEVAITQRTSGSAIVGTSVFDGRYRYTEWTDGNKQLFDHASDPGEWYNLADDPAHAGLMLSLSQHLQ